Part of the Stackebrandtia endophytica genome is shown below.
CGACGGCGCGGCCGATACCCCCGGCGGCGCCGGTCACCACGACTCCCCGGCCCGCGAACCGGCGCCGATCGCCGCTCGGCTCCGCCTCCGCCACGCCGTCGACCGACCCGGTACGCGAAATATTGACGGCCGTCATGAACGCACCATACCCTTGAGCCACGTCAGGGCACCAGCGTCACACGGCAGACCGGAAGCCGAACCATGTCGTCGCTCTGGCTTCGTCAGGAGGTGCCCGGATGCGGATCGCGGTTGTCGGCGGCGGACCGGCAGGACTCTACTTCGCGTCGCAATTGCTCAGTCGTGACTCGACCGTCCACATCGATGTCTACGAACGCAACGCGCCGGAGGACACCTACGGATTCGGGGTGGTGTTCTCCGAGGAGACGATGGAGACCATCGAGGCGACCGACCCGGTGATCCACGACGCCATGACCTCGTCCTTCGTGACCTGGCCGGCCATCGACATCCATGTTCGACCGACACCGACCTCGCCGAGCCACCTGGTCACCTCCACCGGCCACCAGTTCGCGGCGATGAGCCGACGAGAACTGTTGAAACTGCTGACCGACCGGTGCCGCGACCTGGGCGCCAACCTCTGGTACGAACACCCGCTGACCGAACCACCGAGCGGGTACGACCTCGTCGTCGGGGCCGACGGCGTCCGATCGATGATTCGGGCCGCCGGCGACTTCGGCGCGACCACGACCACTCACCGGTGCCGATACATCTGGCTGGGAACCGACAAGGTCTTCGACACCTTCACCTTCGATGTCCGAGCCACCGAACAGGGCGTCATGCAGCTGCACGCCTATCCCTACGGCGAGGGCTCGACCGTGATCGTGGAGATGCCCGAAGACGTCTGGCGACGCGCCGACCCCACCGTCGACTACTGCGCCGAGGTGTTCGCCGACCGCCTGGACGGACATCGACTGCACCACCGGGGGACCGATTGGGTCCAGTTCATCACCGTGGTCTGCCGGGACTGGTTCCGCGGCAACACCGTCCTCCTCGGCGACGCCGTCCACACCGCGCACTTCTCCATCGGGTCGGGCACCAAACTCGCCATGGAGGACGCCGCCAGTCTGGCCCGATCACTGCACGAGCACGACGACCCCACCGAGGCGATGCGCGCCTATCAGGCCGACCGTCAACCCAAGGTCGCCTCGACGCAGCGCGCCGCGCAGGCCAGCCTCGAATGGTTCGAAGACGTCGGCCAGTACCTGCACCAGGACCCGATCCGATTCGCGTTCAACCTGCTGACCCGATCCCGACGGATCACCTACGACAACCTGCGCATGCGGGACCCGAAGTTCGTGGCGACCGTCGACGACTGGTTCGCCGAATCGGAGGTCGCCCGGGGAGCGGCCCCGCCCCCGGTGACGGTCCGACCCCCCATGTTTCAGCCGTTCCGGTTGGGAGAGGTCGAACTCGCCAACCGGGTCATCGTCTCGCCGATGGACATGTACTCGGCCGTCGACGGGATGCCCGGCGACTTCCACCTGGTCCATCTCGGCTCCAAGGCCCTGGGCGGCGCCGGCCTCGTCATGACCGAGATGGTGTGCGTGTCGCCGACCGGCCGGATCACGCCCGGCTGCACCGGGATCTACACCGACGAACAGGCCGACTCGTGGCGGCGGGTCGTCGACTTCGTCCACGAACAGTCGTCGGCGGCCATCGGCATCCAATTGGGACACTCCGGGCGAAAGGGCTCCACCCGTCTCATGTGGGAGGGCATCGACGAACCGCTGCCCAGCGGAAACTGGCCGCTGGTCGCGCCCTCACCGCTGGCGTACCGGCCGGACAGCCAGGTGCCGCGCGAACTGTCGCGGACACAACTGGCCGACATCACCGCCGAATTCGCCGCGGCCGCCGCCCGTGCCGCCACCTGCGGCTTCGACGTCCTCGAACTGCACTGCGCCCACGGCTACCTGCTGTCGAGTTTCATCTCCCCGCTGACCAACCACCGCGACGACGAGTACGGCGGATCACTGGAGAACCGACTGCGGTATCCGCTGGAGGTACTCGCCGCGATCCGGGCGGAGTTCGCCGGCCCGATCACGGTGCGGGTGTCGGCGACCGACTGGCACGAGGACGGCCTCAGCCGCAGCGAATCGATCGAGGTCGCGCTCGCCTTCGCCGAAGCCGGCGTCGTCGGTATCGACGTCTCCTGCGGTCAGGTGGTGTGGCCCGAGGCGCCCGCCTACGGTCGCTCGTTTCAAACGCCCTACGCCGACCGCATCCGGCAGGCCCTCACCAGGGATCACCCCGAGGTCGCGGTGATCGCCGTCGGTGCGATCTCCTCCGCCGACGACGTCAACTCGATCATCCTGGCCGGTCGGGCGGACCTGTGCGCACTGGGCCGGGTGCACCTGTGGGACCCGGCGTGGACGCTGCACGCCGCCGCCGACTACCAGGTGCCGGTGCCCTGGCCCGACCAGTTCGCGGCCGGAAGTAGGAAACCGCCGTCCGGTCGGTATTGAGGAGATCGCCGTCCGGTCGCCAGAGCGGTGCTCTGTCGCGAGTGCGGAGCTCTCGCCATGTGGGGACGTGCACAGAGATTGAGCACGCAGTCCGGGCTGGCTTGGGCCGCCGAACCGACCGGACCCGGCGGGACTGGGCTTGGCGGGACCGGACCAGGCCGGTTGCCGACGCTGATCGGTGTCGGAACGGCGTTAGGCCAGGACGCTTACCGCGTCGATGAGCGCCCCGGTTCGCCATACCACCGCGGCCGCGAACAGCGCGAGCGTCGCCACGAAGGCGCTGATCTGCACCATGTTGCGGCTCTCCTTGGGCGCGGCCGACAGAGCCCACCCCAGTGCCAGCCCGGTGACCAGACCACCCAGGTGGCCGGTGATGCTGATGTTGGGAACCATGAACGTGATCACCAGGTTCAGACCCAGCAGCACGTAGATCCCGGAGTTGTCCCGCGACAGCTTGCGGTTGATCAACAGGACGGCCCCGAACAGACCGAAGATCGATCCGGAGGCACCGGCCGAGAACCCGTACTCCGCGGCGAACAGGTAGGTCGCGACATTTCCGCCGATCCCGCACACCAGGTACAGCGCGAGGAAGCGGGCGGGGCCCAGGTCACGTTCCAGGAAACGACCGAAGATCCACAGGACGTACATGTTGAACGCCAGGTGGATGATCCCGTAGTGCAGGAACATCGCCGTGAACAGGCGGTGATACTCGCCGTTGGCGATGCCGAAGGGCATGAAACTACCGTCGGTCATCGCGACCAGCGGCCCCGGA
Proteins encoded:
- a CDS encoding FAD-dependent monooxygenase, producing MRIAVVGGGPAGLYFASQLLSRDSTVHIDVYERNAPEDTYGFGVVFSEETMETIEATDPVIHDAMTSSFVTWPAIDIHVRPTPTSPSHLVTSTGHQFAAMSRRELLKLLTDRCRDLGANLWYEHPLTEPPSGYDLVVGADGVRSMIRAAGDFGATTTTHRCRYIWLGTDKVFDTFTFDVRATEQGVMQLHAYPYGEGSTVIVEMPEDVWRRADPTVDYCAEVFADRLDGHRLHHRGTDWVQFITVVCRDWFRGNTVLLGDAVHTAHFSIGSGTKLAMEDAASLARSLHEHDDPTEAMRAYQADRQPKVASTQRAAQASLEWFEDVGQYLHQDPIRFAFNLLTRSRRITYDNLRMRDPKFVATVDDWFAESEVARGAAPPPVTVRPPMFQPFRLGEVELANRVIVSPMDMYSAVDGMPGDFHLVHLGSKALGGAGLVMTEMVCVSPTGRITPGCTGIYTDEQADSWRRVVDFVHEQSSAAIGIQLGHSGRKGSTRLMWEGIDEPLPSGNWPLVAPSPLAYRPDSQVPRELSRTQLADITAEFAAAAARAATCGFDVLELHCAHGYLLSSFISPLTNHRDDEYGGSLENRLRYPLEVLAAIRAEFAGPITVRVSATDWHEDGLSRSESIEVALAFAEAGVVGIDVSCGQVVWPEAPAYGRSFQTPYADRIRQALTRDHPEVAVIAVGAISSADDVNSIILAGRADLCALGRVHLWDPAWTLHAAADYQVPVPWPDQFAAGSRKPPSGRY
- a CDS encoding rhomboid family intramembrane serine protease; its protein translation is MTDEQVAPVCYRHPRTETYVRCVRCDRPICPNCMNQASVGFQCPECVAEGRKSIRQPRTAFGGSMRGHAGMVTKALIGVNVGVFLIGLVMTAFMGGPIVDVIMGAPTELHIYGAVYPGPLVAMTDGSFMPFGIANGEYHRLFTAMFLHYGIIHLAFNMYVLWIFGRFLERDLGPARFLALYLVCGIGGNVATYLFAAEYGFSAGASGSIFGLFGAVLLINRKLSRDNSGIYVLLGLNLVITFMVPNISITGHLGGLVTGLALGWALSAAPKESRNMVQISAFVATLALFAAAVVWRTGALIDAVSVLA